One genomic segment of Flagellimonas marinaquae includes these proteins:
- a CDS encoding conjugal transfer protein produces the protein MRTAKKQSIRKSTLTLILSLTLALYLPGRATAQGMPVYDNTNFISMTKSLVESAKQTSELLKTVQFLKEQKDNVVKVSNTIKQLKALQELTKNNEILFRTVQQDVRDILNSPYIKAGEVELVSRSFEQIMDTAIDDLDFVNQILSSDFLKMTDAERTAILMEKKVQSHEMVAELEVKTRRYREIISFRKMQDRINNRETQY, from the coding sequence ATGAGAACAGCTAAAAAACAATCCATCAGGAAAAGTACCCTAACATTGATATTGTCCCTGACCTTGGCCCTATACCTGCCCGGCCGTGCTACGGCCCAGGGGATGCCGGTGTATGACAATACGAACTTCATCAGCATGACCAAATCGCTGGTGGAGTCGGCCAAACAGACCTCAGAGCTGTTGAAGACGGTGCAATTTCTAAAAGAGCAAAAGGATAATGTCGTCAAGGTCAGCAATACAATCAAACAATTGAAGGCCCTACAGGAGCTGACCAAGAACAATGAGATTTTGTTCAGGACCGTACAGCAAGATGTAAGGGATATTTTGAATTCTCCCTATATCAAAGCGGGGGAAGTAGAGCTGGTATCCCGCTCATTTGAACAGATCATGGACACGGCCATAGACGACCTGGATTTTGTGAACCAGATCCTGTCCAGTGATTTTTTGAAAATGACCGATGCGGAACGCACGGCCATTTTGATGGAAAAGAAAGTCCAGTCCCACGAAATGGTCGCCGAACTGGAGGTAAAGACCAGACGCTATAGGGAGATCATTTCCTTCAGGAAGATGCAGGACAGGATCAATAATCGCGAAACACAATATTAG
- a CDS encoding conjugal transfer protein TraK — MKTPFKNIYNILKLNRFIVLVTVIGAVLTCMVSVLMVIGLHRESMDNAFVVNGDGSVIPLKMVSQLENLEVEAKAHLELFHRYFYGIDASNYESNLEKALWLGNSSVDALYRQKKAEGVYNRLLQYSLVQKVRSIASKMDLQSEPYRFETVTVFEINRGSVTDTYELTTTGNLIHVDRNFPNNTHGLLITNFFENTLKRIENYESREK, encoded by the coding sequence ATGAAAACACCCTTTAAAAACATATACAATATCCTAAAGCTCAACCGCTTTATCGTGCTGGTCACGGTCATCGGGGCCGTACTGACCTGTATGGTCTCGGTGCTGATGGTCATAGGGCTCCACAGGGAAAGTATGGACAATGCCTTTGTGGTCAACGGGGATGGAAGCGTAATCCCATTAAAAATGGTCTCCCAATTGGAAAACCTCGAAGTGGAGGCCAAGGCGCATCTGGAACTGTTCCACCGCTATTTCTATGGAATCGATGCCAGTAACTATGAGAGCAACTTAGAGAAAGCCCTTTGGTTGGGCAATTCTTCGGTGGACGCCCTCTACCGGCAGAAAAAAGCGGAAGGGGTCTATAACCGTTTGCTGCAATATTCCCTGGTACAGAAAGTACGGAGCATTGCATCCAAGATGGACCTGCAATCGGAACCCTATAGGTTTGAGACCGTCACCGTATTTGAGATCAACCGGGGGTCGGTCACCGATACCTATGAGCTGACCACCACGGGGAACCTGATCCATGTGGACCGGAACTTTCCGAACAATACCCATGGTCTGTTGATCACCAACTTTTTTGAAAACACTTTAAAAAGAATTGAAAATTATGAAAGTAGAGAAAAATAA
- the traM gene encoding conjugative transposon protein TraM: MKVEKNKIVFAAVILCVVLLIVGYAMMALGEGEDPVIDNNQIPVPELGEEQEQYKTKLEALDAIKEERQTNAPSIYDESLLDSTGVYDPDLMEKKRIRIIDSIYNEGRIDYAEGTYRKPKTGKVALGNTKSDSITTTKEIETKDPSIEVKELGLEHQLFFASNPMERPMEVTRTTDSQILVRVDGTQTVRQYFRLRMRLLADAVINGTVIPRNTAIYGFVSFKPNRVLIAIDHMGHSPVTLAAYDFEDGGEGIYVVNSFRAEAGREVVGDAIDGINIGGVPQVRGIKALFQRDNRLVKVTIMDNYRLILKVPKGQ; encoded by the coding sequence ATGAAAGTAGAGAAAAATAAAATCGTTTTCGCGGCAGTCATTCTTTGCGTGGTCCTGTTGATTGTGGGCTATGCGATGATGGCACTGGGTGAAGGGGAAGACCCTGTAATTGACAACAACCAGATTCCCGTACCGGAACTGGGGGAGGAGCAGGAGCAGTACAAAACCAAACTGGAGGCCTTGGATGCCATCAAGGAAGAACGGCAGACCAACGCCCCGAGCATTTATGACGAGAGCCTGTTGGATTCCACAGGGGTCTATGACCCGGACCTGATGGAAAAGAAAAGGATACGGATTATTGACAGTATCTACAACGAAGGGCGCATTGATTATGCGGAAGGGACATACCGGAAACCCAAGACTGGGAAAGTGGCATTGGGCAATACCAAATCGGATTCCATCACCACCACAAAAGAAATTGAGACCAAAGATCCATCCATAGAGGTCAAGGAATTGGGGTTGGAACACCAATTGTTCTTCGCCTCAAATCCCATGGAACGGCCCATGGAGGTGACCAGAACCACGGATTCCCAGATCTTGGTCAGGGTGGATGGCACCCAAACGGTAAGGCAGTATTTCCGGTTACGGATGCGGCTCTTGGCAGATGCTGTCATCAATGGCACTGTAATTCCAAGAAATACGGCCATTTACGGATTTGTGAGCTTTAAGCCCAACAGGGTGCTGATCGCCATTGACCATATGGGCCACAGTCCCGTTACCTTGGCCGCTTATGATTTTGAAGATGGAGGTGAGGGAATTTATGTGGTGAACAGTTTTCGGGCGGAGGCCGGAAGGGAAGTGGTGGGGGATGCCATTGATGGTATCAATATCGGTGGGGTACCACAGGTCAGGGGCATCAAGGCACTCTTCCAAAGGGACAACCGTCTGGTCAAGGTGACCATAATGGATAATTATCGACTCATTTTAAAAGTCCCAAAGGGACAGTAA
- a CDS encoding DUF4138 domain-containing protein, translating to MKIRILIPLLALANVLNAQEVLDTIYANGHKNVALFFSEPIRQGIVGAPNFVFSYNREKEQHFGLVQAKPGEESNLLVLTKDGRVYSYILKYRKQLSRLNHFVTGSESIGTERPITIRKEEQEDEELDSIAKRREYFERFCNYLLKAKNERLATKRKGRIKLQLQKMAYNGNETYLVMQVSNNSNIDFEVDYLKVYSVTGNKKKKASHQRLERLPIHRYQMPSLVKKGESKRFVYVLPKFVLAKGEYSEMELHEGKGSRKVLLRDP from the coding sequence ATGAAAATACGTATTCTTATACCGTTATTGGCATTGGCCAATGTATTGAACGCACAGGAAGTGTTGGACACCATCTACGCCAACGGGCATAAAAACGTGGCCCTGTTCTTTTCGGAACCCATCCGTCAGGGCATTGTGGGAGCGCCAAATTTTGTGTTTAGCTATAACCGGGAAAAGGAGCAGCACTTTGGTTTGGTACAGGCCAAGCCGGGCGAGGAAAGCAACCTATTGGTGTTGACCAAGGATGGACGGGTATATTCCTATATCCTCAAATACAGGAAACAACTCAGCAGGTTGAACCATTTTGTTACCGGTTCTGAGAGTATTGGCACTGAAAGACCGATTACAATTCGCAAAGAAGAACAAGAGGACGAAGAACTGGACAGTATTGCCAAGCGAAGGGAATACTTTGAGCGCTTTTGTAATTATCTTTTAAAGGCCAAGAACGAAAGGTTGGCCACCAAGAGAAAAGGGCGCATTAAACTTCAGTTACAGAAAATGGCCTACAATGGAAATGAGACGTACTTGGTCATGCAAGTGTCCAATAATTCGAACATTGATTTTGAGGTGGACTATCTAAAAGTCTATAGCGTTACCGGGAACAAAAAGAAGAAGGCATCCCACCAAAGACTGGAAAGGTTGCCAATACACCGATACCAAATGCCCTCTTTGGTCAAGAAGGGTGAATCCAAAAGGTTCGTGTACGTATTGCCCAAGTTCGTATTGGCCAAGGGAGAGTATTCAGAAATGGAACTACATGAAGGGAAAGGGAGCAGAAAAGTTTTGCTCAGGGATCCGTAA
- a CDS encoding Fic family protein: MATPQEKLAKALEALKTLQDQGITAIKTSELSRVHRERLSGNGFIRQIIQGWYIIVPPDEQQGDSTSWYANYWSFCARYLAERYGDSYCISAEQSLLLHAGNQTVPKQLIIRATNGTNSNTELLHGTSMFTMKSTLPAKAEIMVWEGIRMLTLASALVNCSPGMFKGNTTDVRTILAMVPDASEILGLLLDGGHSTIAGRLAGAFRNIGRDALADEIVKTMQKAGYDVRENDPFGDKPPVVLSIRDKSPYVNRIRLLWHKMRNGVISHFPDAPGIPQDHDKYMKEVEDMYVTDAYHSLSIERYRVTVELIERVRSGEWDPKDNEADKRQRDAMAARGYWLASQRVRESIKSILQGENSGKVVDNDHGDWYRELFAPSVTSGILKASDLAGYRNDQVYIGGSMHVPLNKDAIRDAMPELFELLQKEENAAVRAVLGHFIFVFIHPYMDGNGRMGRFLMNVMLASGGYPWTVIPVEERQIYMKALESASVKEDIGPFAKFMGWLVDEGLKGTPVAKV; this comes from the coding sequence ATGGCAACACCTCAAGAAAAATTGGCCAAGGCCCTTGAAGCTTTAAAAACATTGCAAGATCAAGGTATCACCGCAATCAAAACTTCTGAACTCAGTCGTGTCCATCGGGAACGGTTGAGCGGGAATGGCTTTATTCGACAGATCATACAAGGTTGGTACATTATCGTACCTCCCGATGAACAACAGGGGGACAGTACCTCATGGTATGCCAATTATTGGAGTTTCTGTGCCCGGTACCTGGCCGAACGATATGGGGATTCCTATTGTATTTCAGCGGAACAATCCCTATTGCTTCATGCCGGCAACCAAACTGTTCCCAAACAATTGATCATCCGTGCGACCAATGGCACGAATTCCAACACGGAACTGCTGCATGGCACCTCAATGTTCACCATGAAATCCACATTGCCGGCAAAAGCGGAGATTATGGTATGGGAAGGTATCAGAATGTTGACTTTGGCCTCGGCCCTGGTAAATTGTTCACCGGGGATGTTTAAAGGAAACACCACGGATGTGCGCACCATATTGGCCATGGTACCGGATGCATCGGAAATACTTGGTTTATTGTTGGACGGGGGACATTCCACCATTGCCGGGAGATTGGCGGGAGCTTTTAGAAATATTGGGCGTGATGCATTGGCGGATGAAATCGTCAAGACAATGCAAAAGGCCGGTTACGATGTTCGAGAAAACGATCCATTTGGGGATAAACCCCCGGTTGTCCTCTCCATAAGGGATAAATCTCCCTATGTGAACAGGATTCGTTTACTGTGGCACAAAATGCGCAATGGGGTGATTTCACATTTTCCGGATGCCCCTGGCATTCCACAAGATCATGATAAATATATGAAGGAAGTTGAGGATATGTACGTAACCGATGCATATCATTCCTTATCCATTGAACGCTATAGGGTTACCGTGGAACTGATTGAACGGGTAAGGAGCGGCGAATGGGACCCCAAAGATAATGAGGCAGACAAAAGGCAACGCGATGCCATGGCGGCCCGTGGATATTGGTTGGCTTCCCAGCGCGTGCGTGAAAGTATCAAAAGTATTCTACAAGGGGAGAATTCTGGAAAAGTGGTGGACAATGACCATGGGGATTGGTACCGGGAACTTTTTGCGCCCAGCGTGACCTCGGGTATCCTAAAAGCCTCCGACCTGGCAGGATATCGAAATGATCAGGTATATATAGGAGGGTCGATGCACGTTCCTTTGAACAAGGATGCAATACGGGATGCCATGCCCGAATTGTTCGAACTGTTGCAGAAAGAAGAAAATGCAGCGGTAAGGGCCGTATTGGGGCACTTTATATTTGTGTTCATTCACCCATATATGGACGGCAATGGACGAATGGGGCGATTTCTGATGAATGTAATGTTGGCCTCAGGCGGCTACCCTTGGACCGTAATACCGGTGGAAGAACGTCAAATATATATGAAAGCTTTGGAATCGGCCAGTGTGAAAGAGGATATCGGACCATTTGCAAAGTTCATGGGATGGCTGGTCGATGAAGGCTTGAAAGGTACACCTGTAGCAAAAGTCTGA
- a CDS encoding amidohydrolase family protein, with protein sequence MKKIGLFLLGSLLLTACENDSKTQFDILIKNANIVDTGSGNIIEGQHIGINKDTIARIAPYDAAENWMGTQTVDAKDKYVIPGLWDMHVHFGGGDTLITENKNLLPLYIANGVTTVRDCAADISPEVLKWKEQVGMGTLLGPSILTAGPKLEGKNSIWPGDLEIEDEPELLRALDSLDKLQVDFVKITDNALDPQLFLKSIKEATKRGYKTSGHIPFELTINEASEAGQRTVEHMGYMLKAGSSQEAEIIDRFKKGGIDRETAQIQLDQTFDRDAAIAKYRKLADNGTAVVPTFIGSKIISYLEQDDHLSDPELKYLGPGLIKTYDWRIERANKATQEEIEARHDRYRKTVDLLPLVRESGMDIIAGTDAGFLNSYIYPGFALHDELQIFVDGGLTPLQALQTSVINGPKYFDLLDYYGSVEEGKVADLLILERNPIKDIGATKTIHTLIKKTKVYNKGQLNQLLVEMAQMYR encoded by the coding sequence ATGAAAAAGATCGGTTTATTTTTACTGGGCAGTTTGTTGCTTACGGCCTGTGAGAACGATTCAAAAACGCAGTTCGACATTCTGATCAAGAATGCGAACATTGTGGATACCGGCTCGGGCAATATTATAGAAGGGCAGCACATTGGCATAAATAAGGATACCATTGCCCGGATTGCACCATACGATGCCGCAGAAAACTGGATGGGGACACAGACCGTGGATGCCAAGGACAAGTATGTGATTCCCGGCCTATGGGACATGCACGTACACTTTGGGGGAGGCGATACACTGATTACGGAAAATAAAAACCTTTTACCACTATATATTGCCAACGGGGTAACCACCGTTAGGGATTGTGCAGCAGACATAAGCCCAGAAGTATTAAAGTGGAAGGAACAGGTTGGGATGGGCACTTTATTGGGACCATCCATATTGACGGCAGGGCCAAAGTTGGAGGGAAAGAATTCCATTTGGCCCGGCGACCTCGAAATTGAAGATGAGCCGGAACTGTTACGGGCGCTGGACTCCTTGGACAAACTTCAAGTGGATTTCGTAAAGATCACGGACAATGCCCTTGATCCCCAATTGTTCCTGAAAAGTATCAAGGAGGCCACTAAAAGGGGCTATAAGACCTCGGGCCACATCCCGTTTGAACTGACCATCAACGAAGCTTCGGAAGCAGGACAGCGCACCGTGGAACATATGGGCTATATGCTAAAGGCTGGATCCTCACAGGAGGCCGAGATCATTGATAGGTTCAAGAAAGGTGGGATTGACCGGGAAACTGCACAAATACAACTGGACCAAACCTTTGATAGGGACGCGGCCATTGCAAAGTACCGGAAATTGGCCGATAATGGCACGGCAGTGGTTCCAACATTTATTGGGAGCAAAATTATTTCATACCTGGAACAGGATGACCATCTTTCTGACCCAGAACTGAAATATTTGGGGCCAGGTCTCATAAAAACCTATGATTGGAGGATAGAACGGGCAAACAAGGCCACTCAAGAAGAGATAGAGGCCAGACATGATAGGTATCGGAAAACAGTCGATTTGTTACCATTGGTACGGGAATCGGGAATGGACATCATTGCAGGAACCGACGCAGGCTTTTTGAACTCCTACATTTATCCGGGGTTTGCCCTTCACGATGAACTTCAAATCTTTGTTGATGGAGGACTTACACCTTTGCAGGCATTGCAGACATCGGTGATAAATGGCCCAAAGTACTTTGATCTTTTGGACTACTATGGAAGTGTCGAAGAGGGCAAGGTGGCCGATTTATTGATTTTGGAAAGGAATCCCATAAAAGATATTGGAGCCACTAAAACCATACATACACTGATCAAGAAAACAAAAGTGTACAACAAGGGCCAATTGAATCAACTTCTGGTAGAAATGGCCCAAATGTACCGCTAG
- a CDS encoding EthD family reductase: MIKLTVMYPNSPNTQFDKDYYINQHSNLLKDLLGEAIISSDINLGLSGASPEQTAPYVVIANLVFTSQEAFQNSFVPMAEKILADLPNFTNTQPVVQISEVV, encoded by the coding sequence ATGATAAAGTTGACCGTAATGTACCCCAACAGTCCAAATACACAATTTGATAAGGACTACTATATAAACCAACATAGCAACTTATTAAAAGATCTACTTGGCGAAGCGATAATATCATCCGATATAAACCTTGGGTTATCCGGTGCAAGCCCGGAACAAACTGCTCCGTATGTGGTAATTGCCAATCTTGTCTTTACCTCCCAAGAAGCATTTCAAAATTCCTTTGTGCCAATGGCCGAAAAAATCTTGGCTGACCTTCCCAATTTCACCAATACCCAGCCAGTAGTTCAAATAAGTGAAGTGGTATGA
- a CDS encoding carboxymuconolactone decarboxylase family protein, which yields MTTLKVHNIETAPENSKPLLENSKKAYGMIPGLHGVLAGAPKILEAYQTLHELFTQTSFNEEELTVVWQTINVEHACHYCVPAHTGIAKMMKVDDNITEALRNETPLKDEKLEALRTMTLTIVRNRGHVTPEDLQTFYAAGYGEQHVLEIILGLSQKVISNYTNHIANTPVDAAFEKFAWSKENVVS from the coding sequence ATGACAACTTTAAAAGTCCACAACATTGAAACAGCTCCAGAAAACAGCAAACCCCTATTGGAAAATTCCAAGAAAGCCTATGGAATGATCCCAGGCTTGCATGGCGTATTGGCAGGAGCCCCGAAAATACTGGAAGCCTACCAAACCCTGCATGAGCTTTTTACCCAAACTTCGTTCAACGAGGAAGAATTAACGGTGGTATGGCAGACCATCAATGTAGAACATGCTTGCCATTACTGCGTACCGGCCCATACCGGAATCGCCAAAATGATGAAGGTCGATGATAACATCACCGAGGCTTTACGCAATGAGACTCCGCTAAAGGATGAAAAACTAGAAGCTTTGAGAACCATGACTCTGACCATTGTAAGAAATCGTGGTCATGTAACACCCGAAGATCTACAAACATTTTATGCCGCGGGATATGGGGAGCAACATGTTTTGGAAATCATATTGGGACTATCGCAAAAAGTAATTAGCAATTATACCAATCATATTGCCAATACTCCTGTAGACGCTGCTTTTGAAAAGTTTGCCTGGTCCAAAGAAAATGTAGTTTCGTAG
- a CDS encoding TetR/AcrR family transcriptional regulator: protein MPRTKQYNEQEVIDKAMNLFWRNGYETTSMQMLEKEMGINKFSIYSSFGSKNGVFLESLKRYKTKLNTLLVKLEKSDSGILGIKQYFYDFVQFSKETEFGKGCLITNTANEIGENADIQIKDSLSSFMEHVRQVFISVLKKDASKSQESLNSEADYLLIAMFGLSSATRVFNAEQLEHYIENIFKDH from the coding sequence ATGCCAAGAACAAAACAATATAACGAGCAAGAAGTAATCGATAAGGCCATGAATTTATTCTGGCGGAATGGCTACGAAACAACATCTATGCAAATGCTTGAAAAGGAAATGGGCATAAACAAATTTTCCATCTATTCCAGTTTTGGCAGCAAAAATGGAGTGTTCCTAGAAAGTTTGAAACGGTATAAAACTAAATTGAACACTTTATTGGTTAAGTTGGAGAAATCTGATTCAGGAATTTTGGGCATTAAACAGTATTTCTATGATTTTGTTCAATTCAGTAAAGAAACAGAGTTTGGAAAGGGTTGTTTGATAACAAATACAGCCAATGAAATAGGTGAAAATGCGGACATCCAAATCAAGGATTCACTGTCGAGTTTTATGGAGCACGTTAGGCAAGTATTCATCTCGGTCCTAAAAAAGGACGCCTCCAAATCCCAAGAATCACTCAACAGCGAAGCGGATTATTTGCTTATTGCCATGTTTGGACTATCCTCGGCCACCAGAGTGTTCAACGCCGAGCAATTGGAACATTACATAGAGAATATATTCAAAGATCACTGA
- a CDS encoding Crp/Fnr family transcriptional regulator — translation MNQLRDYLCKYENFDEEEIQVIYANCDVENYKDKQHLLEQEQVCEYNFFILKGLVRKYAIDDSGQEKVQGFGIENWWVTSLESFVEQKPSRQAIQCLEQTVVLRISFEDLEELYHKVPKLNSAFRKVYLNMLIAIQKRDELYMRTKRETRYQTLLDNLPQIFQRVPLYMIASYLDITPEYLSAIRKNQKLRS, via the coding sequence TTGAATCAACTTAGAGATTATCTGTGTAAATACGAAAATTTTGATGAAGAGGAAATTCAAGTTATATATGCAAACTGTGATGTTGAAAACTACAAGGACAAGCAGCATTTATTGGAACAGGAACAGGTTTGTGAATATAACTTTTTTATCCTAAAAGGGTTAGTTCGAAAATATGCCATAGATGATTCTGGCCAAGAAAAGGTCCAGGGTTTTGGCATTGAAAATTGGTGGGTAACCTCCTTGGAAAGCTTTGTTGAGCAAAAACCGTCCAGACAAGCGATTCAATGTTTGGAGCAGACTGTGGTACTACGGATCTCATTTGAGGATTTGGAAGAACTGTACCATAAAGTACCAAAGCTTAACAGTGCGTTTAGGAAGGTTTATCTCAATATGCTCATTGCTATTCAAAAACGAGACGAACTCTATATGAGAACAAAACGTGAGACCCGGTATCAAACATTATTGGATAATTTACCCCAAATTTTTCAACGTGTACCACTCTATATGATAGCATCTTATCTGGATATAACCCCTGAATATTTAAGTGCGATCAGAAAAAATCAAAAGTTACGTTCTTAA
- a CDS encoding carboxymuconolactone decarboxylase family protein: MERISFQDIPSGMFESLMAVEAIINKSTIDFKLLELMRLRVAQLNGCAYCVDMHYKELKNSGESELRLSSLCVWQETPYFLERERVALEFTEEVTNVKGSSISDKLFQTLLTHFDKPEISLLTLAVAQINTWTRLMKTFGFTPGNYQLNTDKANKR, translated from the coding sequence ATGGAACGAATCAGTTTTCAGGATATCCCTTCCGGGATGTTCGAAAGTTTAATGGCAGTCGAAGCTATAATCAATAAATCCACAATTGATTTTAAACTTTTGGAATTAATGCGCTTAAGAGTAGCACAGTTGAACGGTTGTGCTTATTGTGTAGATATGCACTACAAAGAACTTAAAAATTCCGGTGAGTCCGAATTGAGGCTCTCCTCCTTGTGCGTGTGGCAGGAGACCCCTTATTTTTTAGAAAGGGAACGGGTGGCACTCGAATTTACGGAGGAGGTAACCAACGTGAAGGGCAGTTCAATTTCGGACAAACTGTTTCAGACTTTGTTAACGCACTTTGATAAACCGGAAATTAGTTTGCTCACATTGGCAGTAGCTCAAATAAACACTTGGACACGATTAATGAAAACGTTTGGATTTACACCAGGTAATTACCAATTGAACACCGATAAAGCCAATAAGAGGTAG
- a CDS encoding Crp/Fnr family transcriptional regulator, whose amino-acid sequence MQENYGLLRQHFEEIVDLTDAEWEQIAPHFEYRKLKKHQFLIQTGQPVECEFWIINGLVKSYAIDQKGNEHILQFGMEQYWVSDYFAFQHQLPATIFVDCIEDSEFFCLSLESRESICQQIPAIANFYRIKSNNGFINLQQRILSLLTLSAEERYDELLNKLPKLLQRVPKKLIAAYLGVSRETLSRFKN is encoded by the coding sequence GTGCAAGAAAATTATGGCCTCTTAAGACAACATTTTGAGGAAATTGTTGACCTAACGGATGCGGAATGGGAGCAAATAGCGCCTCATTTTGAGTATCGGAAATTAAAAAAGCACCAATTTCTAATCCAGACAGGTCAGCCAGTAGAATGTGAGTTTTGGATTATCAACGGTTTGGTAAAATCGTATGCTATAGACCAAAAGGGAAACGAACACATTTTACAGTTTGGTATGGAGCAATACTGGGTTAGCGACTATTTCGCTTTTCAACACCAATTACCGGCCACCATCTTTGTGGATTGTATAGAAGATTCCGAATTCTTTTGCCTGTCCTTAGAAAGTAGGGAATCCATTTGCCAGCAAATTCCCGCCATAGCTAATTTTTATCGGATTAAGTCCAACAACGGCTTTATCAACTTGCAACAGCGTATTCTGTCCCTTTTAACTTTATCTGCAGAAGAACGGTACGATGAACTACTAAACAAACTCCCCAAATTATTACAACGGGTTCCTAAAAAATTGATTGCCGCCTACCTAGGCGTTTCCAGGGAAACTTTGAGCCGTTTTAAAAATTAG